From the Silvanigrella paludirubra genome, one window contains:
- a CDS encoding AHH domain-containing protein, with translation MFNKAGLDISKEPSNKVSVLGHSANHPAEYHLGVWDKLNEATRGLEGEAYTKAFKSELTKLGVEIATPGTRMNDLVTGKQKNQVSNSKGSADRSSSNAKGSSISSERRNDNRTKQ, from the coding sequence ATGTTTAATAAAGCTGGATTAGATATTTCGAAAGAACCTAGTAATAAGGTTTCTGTATTGGGTCATTCAGCAAACCATCCTGCAGAATATCATTTGGGGGTTTGGGATAAACTTAATGAAGCAACAAGGGGATTAGAAGGAGAAGCCTATACAAAAGCCTTTAAATCTGAGCTCACTAAGTTAGGAGTAGAAATTGCCACTCCTGGAACAAGAATGAACGACTTGGTAACAGGCAAACAAAAAAACCAAGTAAGCAATAGTAAAGGCAGTGCGGATAGATCCTCTTCTAATGCTAAAGGATCTTCAATTAGTTCAGAAAGACGAAATGACAATAGGACAAAACAATAA
- a CDS encoding RHS repeat domain-containing protein, with protein MIKDHVGSVSQVIDIDSHKIVERNASEPFGLSRGIPLLSNSILASYKEVGNRQDVSLYTNPQSNMRDNWEGKSFEILGSSNSNELQGMRGTEVFAKGKFSASTGLHSMGVRAYDPARGLWMSPDIYIGQNFDEIIKVTDEANLFQYAGNNPIEFHYETGEQKGRPLLPRGKSPQVESSTNTSNNSAIFNKAFESPNATLKQKSLAVYCDLVETLSSTSGCLLKKQLLNLQVLPILFPLYKILRYLRKLLQMLKK; from the coding sequence GTGATAAAAGATCATGTGGGCTCCGTTTCACAAGTTATAGACATTGATTCTCATAAAATAGTAGAACGAAATGCGAGTGAACCTTTTGGATTATCGCGCGGAATTCCATTATTATCAAACTCAATTTTAGCAAGTTACAAAGAAGTCGGAAATCGCCAAGATGTTTCTTTATACACTAATCCTCAAAGTAACATGCGTGATAACTGGGAAGGAAAATCCTTTGAAATATTAGGAAGCTCAAACTCAAATGAACTTCAAGGTATGCGTGGTACGGAAGTTTTTGCAAAAGGAAAGTTTTCAGCATCGACTGGTCTGCATTCAATGGGCGTACGAGCTTATGATCCCGCTCGTGGTTTATGGATGTCACCTGATATTTATATTGGACAAAATTTTGATGAAATTATTAAAGTAACAGACGAAGCAAACTTATTTCAATATGCAGGAAATAATCCTATTGAATTTCATTATGAAACTGGGGAGCAAAAAGGAAGACCATTATTACCGCGTGGAAAATCTCCTCAAGTTGAATCATCAACAAACACATCCAATAATAGCGCTATTTTTAATAAAGCCTTTGAGTCACCAAATGCAACTTTAAAACAGAAAAGTTTAGCAGTTTATTGTGACCTTGTTGAGACTTTGTCATCTACTAGTGGCTGTCTCCTCAAGAAACAATTGCTGAACTTGCAAGTGTTGCCAATACTGTTTCCGCTTTACAAAATCCTTCGCTACTTGCGGAAGTTGCTTCAAATGCTAAAAAAATAG